A single Nitrosospira multiformis ATCC 25196 DNA region contains:
- a CDS encoding polysaccharide deacetylase family protein → MLDVFLTVDVEVWCNGWEDLDAKFPAAFRRYIYGPTRKGDYGLPYQLRQLRDYGLTGVFFVEPLFSTRFGPDPLVEILGLIREEGHEIQLHLHTEWVDESNQPLLDNVSRKRQYLRYFSLEEQTILIQTGVLLIESAGAPRVNAFRAGGFGFNRDTLRALNVNQIAFDSSYNASMLGQDSGVSPEMPLVEPVECEGVYEYPMTVFDGGVGGLRHAQLTACSYQEMEGLLWQSLESGRKAFVILSHNFELLNPSMDRPDEIVIERFHKLCSFLDRHRDCFRVRGFHGLMPVSVPLQPAPLTSPVWKTGFRILEQGLLRRLR, encoded by the coding sequence ATGCTGGATGTATTCCTTACTGTTGATGTCGAGGTATGGTGCAATGGCTGGGAGGACCTCGACGCCAAATTCCCGGCAGCGTTCCGGAGATATATCTATGGTCCTACCCGTAAAGGAGATTATGGCCTGCCGTACCAGTTGCGCCAGTTGCGGGACTATGGATTGACCGGAGTATTTTTTGTTGAACCCCTGTTCTCGACGCGGTTTGGCCCTGATCCGCTGGTGGAAATTCTCGGCCTCATTCGGGAAGAAGGTCATGAAATACAGCTTCATCTCCATACCGAATGGGTAGACGAATCAAACCAGCCATTGCTCGACAATGTGAGCCGCAAAAGACAGTATCTGCGCTATTTTTCACTGGAAGAACAAACAATCCTGATACAGACAGGAGTGCTGTTGATCGAATCAGCGGGAGCGCCGCGCGTAAATGCATTTCGTGCGGGAGGTTTTGGCTTCAACCGGGATACGTTGCGCGCCCTGAATGTAAACCAGATCGCTTTCGATAGCAGTTACAACGCGAGCATGCTCGGACAGGATAGCGGTGTCAGTCCTGAAATGCCCTTGGTGGAGCCCGTCGAATGCGAAGGTGTGTACGAATATCCGATGACGGTCTTCGACGGGGGCGTGGGCGGATTGCGGCATGCCCAGTTGACTGCATGTTCTTATCAGGAGATGGAGGGTCTTCTCTGGCAGTCGCTGGAGTCCGGACGTAAAGCTTTTGTTATCCTGTCGCACAATTTCGAATTGCTCAACCCGTCGATGGATCGTCCGGACGAAATTGTAATAGAGCGTTTTCATAAACTCTGTTCTTTCCTTGATCGGCATCGGGATTGTTTTCGCGTACGGGGTTTTCATGGCCTGATGCCTGTGTCTGTTCCCCTGCAACCCGCTCCACTCACCTCACCGGTCTGGAAAACGGGATTCAGGATCCTCGAGCAGGGTTTGCTCAGGAGGCTTCGTTGA
- a CDS encoding TylF/MycF/NovP-related O-methyltransferase gives MIKNAVKKIIDMEWFARMMEVLDHRSDNRMTELGMLSQAFEFIKINEVCGDYLEFGLWRGKTFGYAHRMKHRYRRQDMKLWGFDSFQGLPDTGAHPDNIWYKGQFACSRPEFESILKSRGIRSCEYELVEGFYRESLNDATRRRLAGRKAAIVYIDCDLYDSTVEVLDFIQPYLVNGSIVCFDDFYNYKADPEQGEQKALSDFLRKESGICFIPYMAYAPLGKSFICRRT, from the coding sequence ATGATAAAAAATGCTGTAAAAAAAATTATAGACATGGAGTGGTTCGCGCGCATGATGGAGGTGCTGGATCACCGGTCCGATAATCGTATGACTGAGCTTGGAATGTTGAGCCAGGCTTTTGAGTTCATCAAGATCAATGAAGTCTGCGGAGATTACCTCGAATTCGGATTATGGAGAGGAAAAACCTTTGGCTATGCGCACAGGATGAAGCATCGCTATCGCAGGCAGGATATGAAATTATGGGGGTTTGACTCCTTTCAGGGATTACCTGATACCGGAGCCCATCCAGATAACATCTGGTACAAAGGACAGTTTGCCTGCAGTCGCCCCGAATTCGAGTCGATTCTGAAATCGCGAGGCATTCGTTCTTGCGAGTACGAGCTGGTCGAAGGTTTTTACAGAGAGAGTCTGAATGACGCAACGCGCCGGCGGCTCGCGGGACGCAAAGCGGCGATCGTCTATATCGATTGCGACCTCTATGATTCCACGGTCGAGGTACTCGATTTTATCCAGCCGTACCTTGTAAATGGCTCCATCGTCTGCTTTGACGATTTCTATAACTACAAGGCTGATCCGGAGCAGGGCGAGCAGAAAGCCCTTTCAGATTTTTTGCGGAAGGAGAGCGGCATATGCTTCATTCCTTATATGGCATACGCGCCCTTGGGAAAGTCATTCATTTGCCGCCGGACATGA
- a CDS encoding VanZ family protein translates to MTNATNSTAQYQLNTSSLVGPVLIYLAIIVYGSLLPFHWNGLSLSAAWSNFQHIPLLKLGVASRADLVANLLLYIPFGLLLCGWLVGENRQPRLMSTGMLLSLLLSLTVALGVEFIQQFFAPRTVSLNDIFAEIAGSILGIALWPVIGKHLTRLPQTIGNGGTQAREGILVAYALLYAVLSLFPYDFLLSFDEWRDKLASGAAGWVFAPNCGEKCFLRLIPEALLVAPLAALIFRQPRQPPLPSLLLSATITGAILGVLIESLQLTIASGISQGASVISRAAGLALGAGLIPVATGVDWPALRRYINPVLALCILPYLGALAWLNGWFSGDRLGVSEGLEKLGDIHFAPFYYHYFSTETVALASLLFQAALYLPIGAGLWLWHWSSFRSEWQQDRQRRTVVAGLVAGIVACIIEAGKLFITAKHPDPTNILIAVAAAMGAYRVLHALSIPQTDTPASSARFKPEEIASRHYLTPILEKFAEIPRAEQLLSKERPRWTVAAGVLAIVFATWAVVTTPLSTGWVFLSLIIYATLLWRQPGLWLVCVPALLPLLDLTHWTGRLFWTEFDTVLLVTLGVGYLRLGSRLPPQRSLRRFGRLLFFLFVLSAAISFVIGLFPLAILDHNAFSSYISSYNALRAGKGLLFVLAFMPLLALQWEEPLRATNRLALGMTLGLAGTVAYVLWERATFPGLFNFEDDYRITGPFPGMHVGGAYIEAFLTATLPFVALLAWEQRRAWVTLLAVGLYGLGGYSVMVTFSRGGQAAFALGSLVLLLGFLKLAARGNSHRFSNMVAVILIAGVATVITWPIFSGQYSQTRWAIAERDMDVRAAHWDDVVSIIQRQNASLFGMGLGSFPAAYFWNSNAPSRPATYGFVNENGNSLLRLGSGDPLYFEQTVAVVAEQSYTLAMDLRTKTGNPILIPVVCEKAMLYSYTCANPPLRINAPDRNWFHLEVQIHAKNFGPPGSRLPRPVILSLYNGEPGTVVDVDNVRLLDISGKNLVRNGDFSDGMHHWFFSTDNYWPWHVENLYLSVFFEQGWFGLLCFLALIGYAIVRWLPRAWRDDPLSLVLCASFTAFLAVGVLNSWSDEPRLSFLFYLLLIAGLIAEAPFVQTRQHSAMMRNNP, encoded by the coding sequence TTGACTAACGCCACGAACTCGACAGCGCAATATCAGCTCAACACGTCATCGCTTGTTGGCCCTGTCCTGATCTATCTGGCGATTATCGTATATGGAAGCTTGCTTCCATTCCACTGGAATGGCCTCTCGCTTTCCGCCGCATGGTCGAATTTCCAGCATATCCCGCTGTTGAAACTGGGAGTAGCCAGCCGTGCAGACCTGGTAGCCAACCTGCTTTTATATATCCCTTTCGGGCTGCTGCTCTGCGGTTGGCTGGTGGGAGAAAATCGGCAACCCCGGTTGATGTCGACCGGCATGCTGTTGTCGCTGCTGCTTTCATTGACAGTTGCGCTAGGCGTGGAATTTATCCAGCAATTCTTTGCTCCTCGCACCGTCTCGCTGAACGATATTTTTGCGGAGATTGCCGGCTCGATATTAGGGATTGCGCTCTGGCCTGTTATTGGGAAACACCTGACGCGTCTGCCCCAAACCATTGGCAATGGAGGAACACAGGCACGAGAGGGCATACTGGTCGCGTACGCCCTGTTGTATGCAGTACTCAGCTTATTTCCTTATGATTTTCTACTGTCCTTCGACGAGTGGCGGGACAAATTGGCCTCCGGTGCCGCCGGGTGGGTATTTGCGCCGAACTGCGGTGAAAAGTGCTTTTTACGACTCATCCCGGAGGCACTTCTGGTCGCGCCGCTGGCCGCGCTGATCTTTCGACAGCCCAGGCAACCCCCCCTGCCTTCCCTACTTCTTTCCGCAACAATTACGGGCGCAATACTGGGAGTTTTGATCGAAAGCCTGCAATTGACGATTGCGTCCGGCATCAGTCAGGGAGCTTCAGTCATCTCACGTGCAGCAGGCCTGGCGCTTGGAGCCGGACTGATACCGGTTGCCACGGGGGTGGATTGGCCCGCGCTGCGCCGGTACATCAACCCTGTACTGGCCCTGTGTATCCTCCCCTACCTGGGGGCGCTTGCGTGGTTGAACGGCTGGTTTTCGGGCGATCGACTGGGAGTATCCGAGGGTTTGGAGAAGCTTGGAGACATACACTTCGCACCGTTTTACTATCACTATTTCAGTACTGAAACAGTCGCGCTTGCAAGCCTGTTATTTCAAGCTGCGCTCTATCTACCTATCGGGGCAGGCTTATGGCTCTGGCACTGGAGCAGTTTCCGGAGCGAGTGGCAACAAGACCGTCAACGGAGAACAGTCGTTGCTGGACTGGTTGCAGGAATAGTTGCATGTATTATTGAAGCCGGTAAGCTCTTCATTACGGCGAAGCATCCAGACCCGACCAATATCCTGATAGCGGTGGCGGCAGCGATGGGAGCCTATCGGGTGCTCCATGCACTCTCTATCCCTCAGACTGACACGCCGGCATCATCTGCGCGATTCAAGCCTGAGGAAATTGCGTCCCGCCATTATTTGACCCCGATTCTGGAGAAGTTTGCGGAAATCCCTCGGGCTGAGCAGCTTCTCTCGAAGGAACGTCCTCGCTGGACAGTGGCCGCCGGTGTCCTTGCTATCGTTTTCGCGACCTGGGCTGTGGTGACGACTCCGCTCAGCACAGGGTGGGTTTTTTTATCTCTTATCATATATGCAACATTGCTCTGGCGGCAGCCCGGTCTATGGCTCGTCTGCGTGCCCGCCTTGTTACCGCTACTTGATCTAACGCATTGGACCGGCCGATTGTTCTGGACCGAGTTTGATACAGTGCTCCTGGTCACCCTGGGGGTAGGATATCTAAGGCTCGGCTCCAGATTGCCTCCGCAACGTTCGTTGAGGAGATTCGGGCGCCTGCTGTTCTTCCTTTTTGTACTATCCGCAGCGATCAGCTTCGTCATCGGCTTATTCCCACTGGCGATACTCGACCATAACGCCTTCTCGAGCTACATCAGTTCTTATAATGCGTTACGGGCGGGCAAAGGTTTGCTATTTGTTCTGGCTTTTATGCCTCTGCTTGCACTTCAATGGGAAGAGCCGCTGCGCGCCACGAACCGTCTCGCTCTGGGAATGACATTGGGACTGGCAGGAACGGTGGCTTATGTATTATGGGAACGCGCTACATTTCCGGGACTTTTCAATTTTGAGGACGACTACCGCATCACCGGACCTTTCCCGGGCATGCATGTCGGTGGAGCTTATATCGAAGCCTTTCTGACCGCCACATTGCCATTCGTGGCACTTCTTGCATGGGAGCAACGCCGTGCCTGGGTTACGTTATTGGCGGTGGGTCTGTATGGCTTGGGAGGATATAGTGTGATGGTGACGTTCTCCCGGGGTGGCCAGGCGGCTTTTGCCTTGGGGAGCCTGGTTCTGCTGCTCGGCTTCTTGAAGCTTGCAGCCCGCGGGAATTCGCACCGCTTTTCCAACATGGTTGCAGTGATTCTGATTGCCGGCGTTGCGACAGTCATTACATGGCCCATCTTCAGTGGGCAGTATAGCCAGACACGCTGGGCAATAGCCGAGCGGGACATGGACGTGCGCGCTGCCCATTGGGATGATGTCGTGAGCATTATTCAGAGGCAAAATGCGTCGCTTTTTGGCATGGGCCTGGGCTCGTTTCCAGCAGCCTATTTCTGGAACTCAAACGCACCCTCCCGCCCGGCCACTTATGGGTTCGTCAACGAAAACGGGAACAGCCTGTTACGACTCGGTAGTGGCGATCCTCTCTATTTTGAGCAAACCGTGGCAGTTGTGGCAGAACAATCGTATACGCTTGCAATGGATTTGCGCACGAAGACTGGAAATCCCATCCTGATTCCGGTGGTCTGCGAAAAAGCAATGCTTTATTCTTATACTTGCGCGAACCCGCCGCTACGAATTAATGCACCCGATAGGAACTGGTTTCATTTGGAGGTGCAAATTCATGCCAAGAATTTCGGACCACCGGGAAGCCGACTCCCAAGGCCCGTAATATTATCCCTCTACAATGGTGAACCTGGCACGGTAGTGGATGTGGACAACGTAAGGCTGCTGGATATCTCCGGAAAAAATCTGGTACGTAATGGCGATTTTTCGGATGGCATGCATCACTGGTTTTTTTCGACAGATAACTACTGGCCATGGCACGTGGAAAATCTTTACCTGAGCGTTTTCTTTGAACAGGGCTGGTTCGGACTGCTCTGTTTCCTTGCGCTCATTGGCTATGCAATCGTACGATGGTTGCCGCGCGCCTGGAGAGATGATCCGCTGAGCCTGGTACTATGCGCATCGTTCACGGCCTTCCTCGCCGTTGGCGTCTTGAACAGCTGGTCAGACGAACCCCGCCTCAGTTTCCTGTTTTACCTGTTACTGATCGCGGGATTGATCGCCGAGGCGCCTTTTGTTCAGACAAGGCAGCACTCTGCCATGATGCGGAACAACCCATGA
- a CDS encoding XrtA/PEP-CTERM system amidotransferase encodes MCGIVGLFDTRGKRSIDRQLLLGINQVQVHRGPDEGEVYTEPGLGFGHRRLSIMDVSSGQQPLFNEDGSVVVVFNGEIYNFETLAKELSSRGHTFRTHCDTEVIVHAWEEWGERCVNRFRGMFAFALWDRNQEVLFLARDRLGIKPLYYSLLDDGTFVFASELKGILAHPGFIRDMDVHAIEDYFAYGYVPEPKTIFKQAYKLPPAHTLKLSRGRTVLQPQSYWDVPFTAHSPLSLEEARKELIARLRESVKVHLMTEVPLGAFLSGGVDSSAVVAMMAGLMNEPVNTCSISFGDPAFNESQYAQKVADRYHTHHQVGQVDQDDFDLIDQLASLYDEPFADSSAMPTYRVCQLARKRVTVVLSGDGGDENLGGYRRYRWHLYEERMRSILPLGLRKPLFGLLGNLYPKADWAPKVLRAKSTLEALARDSVEGYFHSVSIMKDGMRRRLFSESFRRELQGYGAVEILRRHADKCPVTDPLSRVQYLDMKTYLVGDILTKVDRASMAHSLEVRVPLLDHELVEWISGLPASIKLRGHEGKYVFKKALEPYLSDDILYRDKMGFSVPLASWFRGPLRQRINDALLGPVLVDTGFFNGAFLREMLDQHQSGRRDYSASLWSLLMFESFLRHVLNAEQVHASGEGLRLVHFA; translated from the coding sequence ATGTGCGGAATTGTGGGCCTGTTCGATACTCGCGGCAAAAGATCAATCGACCGGCAATTGCTTCTGGGAATAAATCAGGTTCAGGTACACCGCGGTCCGGATGAAGGAGAAGTTTACACCGAGCCAGGACTGGGTTTCGGTCATCGTCGTCTCTCGATTATGGATGTTTCCAGTGGACAGCAACCGCTTTTCAATGAAGATGGTAGTGTGGTGGTGGTTTTCAATGGCGAGATCTATAACTTCGAGACGCTTGCCAAAGAACTTTCCAGCCGGGGTCACACCTTCCGGACACATTGTGATACCGAAGTCATTGTTCATGCCTGGGAAGAGTGGGGTGAACGCTGTGTAAACCGCTTCCGCGGCATGTTCGCATTCGCCTTGTGGGATCGCAACCAGGAGGTCCTGTTTCTCGCGCGAGACCGGCTGGGCATCAAGCCACTCTACTACAGCCTGCTGGATGATGGGACTTTCGTTTTTGCATCAGAGCTCAAGGGAATCCTTGCCCATCCCGGTTTTATCCGGGATATGGACGTTCATGCCATAGAAGATTATTTTGCTTATGGATATGTGCCGGAGCCAAAAACCATCTTCAAGCAGGCATATAAGCTTCCCCCGGCGCATACTCTGAAGCTCAGCCGGGGACGAACCGTACTTCAACCTCAATCCTACTGGGATGTTCCGTTTACGGCGCATTCTCCCCTGAGCCTGGAGGAAGCCCGGAAAGAGTTGATTGCCCGACTGCGTGAGTCGGTGAAGGTACATTTGATGACCGAAGTGCCCTTGGGCGCTTTTCTGTCCGGAGGCGTGGATTCGAGCGCGGTGGTGGCAATGATGGCGGGCCTCATGAACGAACCCGTCAATACCTGCTCCATTTCTTTTGGGGATCCTGCTTTCAACGAATCTCAATATGCGCAAAAGGTGGCGGACCGCTATCATACGCATCATCAGGTAGGCCAGGTTGACCAGGACGATTTCGACCTCATAGACCAGTTGGCTTCACTGTACGACGAGCCCTTCGCGGATAGTTCGGCCATGCCTACCTACCGGGTTTGTCAACTGGCCAGGAAACGGGTCACTGTTGTCTTATCAGGGGATGGGGGGGACGAAAACCTTGGGGGCTATCGTCGTTACCGATGGCACCTCTATGAAGAGAGAATGCGATCCATTTTGCCGTTGGGACTTCGCAAACCCTTGTTCGGCCTGCTCGGGAATCTGTATCCCAAGGCGGATTGGGCGCCGAAAGTATTGCGTGCGAAATCTACCCTTGAAGCTCTCGCGAGAGATTCTGTGGAAGGCTATTTTCACAGTGTTTCGATCATGAAAGACGGCATGAGGCGCCGGTTGTTCAGCGAGTCCTTCAGGCGTGAGCTTCAGGGGTATGGGGCAGTAGAGATCCTGCGCAGGCATGCGGATAAATGTCCGGTGACAGATCCTCTTTCTCGTGTTCAATATCTGGATATGAAAACATACCTGGTGGGTGATATTCTTACCAAGGTAGACCGCGCAAGCATGGCGCATTCCCTGGAAGTACGCGTGCCTCTCCTGGATCACGAGCTGGTCGAATGGATATCGGGGCTTCCCGCATCCATCAAACTGCGCGGGCATGAAGGCAAATATGTATTCAAGAAAGCCCTGGAACCCTACCTGTCAGACGACATTCTTTATCGCGACAAGATGGGATTCTCGGTTCCGCTCGCAAGCTGGTTTCGCGGCCCCCTGCGTCAGCGGATAAATGATGCACTGCTGGGACCCGTTCTGGTGGATACGGGATTCTTCAATGGCGCATTTCTGAGGGAAATGCTGGACCAACACCAATCGGGGCGGCGCGACTATAGCGCTTCCCTGTGGTCGTTGTTGATGTTTGAATCGTTTTTGCGCCACGTGCTTAATGCCGAGCAAGTGCACGCTTCCGGGGAAGGGCTGAGGCTGGTTCATTTTGCGTGA
- a CDS encoding Fur family transcriptional regulator, protein MHFLIDLQKKAEEMIRHRGERITPGRIHILAMLLSERRAVTHHEIEERLKGEHRFDRVTLYRVLEWLNEKGFVHRVVSADRVWRFRANLHEHSQQHAHFECLRCTKVVCLNEVETTHEFVLPAGYRSREVELTVKGLCAECV, encoded by the coding sequence ATGCATTTTTTGATTGATCTTCAGAAAAAAGCCGAAGAGATGATCCGTCACCGCGGGGAGCGTATCACTCCCGGACGGATTCATATCCTTGCCATGCTACTGTCGGAGCGGCGAGCTGTCACGCATCACGAAATTGAAGAGCGATTGAAGGGCGAACATCGGTTTGATCGGGTTACGCTCTATCGGGTGCTGGAGTGGCTGAATGAGAAAGGCTTTGTGCATCGGGTGGTGAGTGCGGATAGAGTCTGGCGTTTTCGTGCCAACCTTCACGAACATTCGCAGCAACATGCCCACTTTGAATGCTTGCGTTGCACAAAGGTGGTTTGTCTCAATGAGGTCGAGACTACGCACGAATTTGTCCTGCCGGCGGGTTATCGTTCCCGGGAAGTTGAGTTGACTGTTAAAGGCTTGTGTGCCGAATGTGTCTGA
- a CDS encoding GNAT family N-acetyltransferase, with protein MNQAWHCQQVPIKIQLGDKTLLAPRLWLQVREAGLDDETPPVAEPMAPADPLHEGSQGFLLRSLRIAGPQPVLRRQGAYLCYVPAQYPRYYIDMQQSFAEYKSKFSSKTRSTISRKIRKYTEHCGGSISWRVYKSPGEMAEFFRLARTVSSTTYQERLLDAGLPDSAEFCEQMERLAQQGRVRAFLLFHRDRPVSYLYCPISNGIVLYAYLGYHPDYMNFSVGTILQWLALEYLFDEKIFRLFDFTEGQSEHKKLFATDSVQCANVFFVLANMRNICLLQSQRAVDHFSKFTGDKLEQLGVKASLKRLMRSGR; from the coding sequence TTGAATCAGGCATGGCATTGTCAACAGGTGCCGATAAAGATACAACTGGGTGACAAGACCTTGCTAGCCCCCAGGTTGTGGTTACAGGTGCGGGAAGCGGGACTTGACGATGAAACACCCCCCGTGGCCGAGCCAATGGCGCCCGCTGATCCCCTCCATGAAGGAAGCCAGGGCTTCCTGCTCAGATCGCTGCGCATCGCCGGACCACAGCCCGTGCTACGGAGGCAGGGCGCTTATCTGTGTTATGTGCCCGCGCAGTATCCCCGCTATTACATTGATATGCAGCAGTCGTTTGCGGAATACAAGAGCAAGTTTTCCTCCAAGACACGCTCGACTATCAGTCGCAAAATACGGAAGTACACAGAGCATTGCGGTGGCAGTATCTCTTGGAGAGTCTACAAGTCTCCTGGCGAAATGGCCGAATTCTTTCGGCTGGCCCGCACTGTGTCCAGTACAACTTACCAGGAAAGATTGCTCGACGCGGGGCTGCCTGATTCCGCAGAATTCTGCGAGCAGATGGAGCGGCTGGCTCAACAGGGTCGCGTTCGCGCGTTCCTTCTTTTCCATCGAGATAGGCCCGTCTCATATCTTTACTGTCCGATATCAAATGGAATCGTCCTCTACGCATATCTCGGATACCATCCGGACTATATGAATTTTTCAGTAGGCACGATTCTGCAATGGCTGGCTTTGGAGTACCTGTTCGACGAAAAAATTTTCCGCTTGTTTGATTTCACCGAGGGCCAATCAGAGCATAAAAAACTGTTTGCCACTGACAGTGTTCAGTGCGCCAACGTTTTTTTTGTTCTAGCTAATATGCGCAATATATGTCTGCTCCAGTCGCAAAGGGCAGTTGATCATTTCAGTAAATTCACGGGTGACAAATTGGAACAGCTAGGTGTCAAGGCGTCCCTGAAACGGCTGATGCGATCAGGAAGGTAG
- a CDS encoding HAD-IIIC family phosphatase, which yields MFEFDKYEKQLHEDRELAPRSSYEAVRDIEQMSLLMWGEHCVECAAPSCFASCDLYQSRPDTRCRRLTYGMYRNPRFPSARGYGAEVSFKKWGKIEARGNTLLLPSGVALWTERMVDLSAPLINIVGAFVQRVTRDSRWSYLEHTLLERLGRWLHRRNDSNSRQQPNLFLLEVYNPMNVPVRMQLGMSVASPGGKFSSAQLPLPFRASVTLPPGYSRHEFQREQFSRITECGLPFDIAIIPDGEGTARLVFLTADFVVRAEAARIDISSQPKIKCVVWDLDNTLWDGILLENEGVGLRPKVLELLRFFDERGILLSIASKNDESSAWRRLEELGMADYFLYPQINWLPKSENIKAIAEQLNIGLDTFAFIDDNPFELEEVSRALKGVTCVNAEKIADLFSNPRYQGSTNEDARKRSQFYREEFVRRKSATQFGSDYLGFLAACEIKLFVDLYTDDDLERVSELVQRTNQLNFSGRKYQRSEILPILANQEVEKYVLRCSDNYGSYGAVGFCIVRIEEKEIRIEDFMLSCRVQGRFIEQAFFNYLVNRPREQKPQSLWVNFRPTGRNIPAQQVLESLNFVSCSPDNGLRVDLNTQSFKCDFISVSSAAVMRDQI from the coding sequence ATGTTCGAGTTCGATAAATACGAAAAGCAGTTGCACGAGGATCGCGAGCTGGCTCCTCGATCGTCTTACGAAGCGGTTCGCGATATCGAGCAAATGTCCTTGCTCATGTGGGGTGAGCACTGCGTGGAATGTGCAGCCCCGAGCTGCTTTGCAAGTTGCGATCTATATCAGAGCCGGCCCGATACGCGATGCCGTCGCCTGACGTATGGGATGTATCGCAATCCCCGTTTTCCATCGGCGCGGGGCTACGGCGCAGAGGTTTCATTCAAGAAATGGGGCAAGATCGAGGCCCGGGGTAATACACTGCTACTGCCCTCCGGCGTGGCCCTGTGGACCGAACGCATGGTCGATTTATCCGCACCGCTGATTAATATTGTCGGGGCCTTCGTCCAGCGCGTTACGCGGGACAGCCGCTGGTCATATCTGGAGCATACGCTCCTCGAACGGCTCGGGCGCTGGCTGCATCGAAGGAATGATTCCAATTCCAGACAGCAGCCGAATCTTTTCCTGCTGGAAGTATACAATCCGATGAATGTTCCCGTTCGCATGCAGCTGGGCATGTCAGTCGCCAGCCCAGGGGGCAAATTTTCCTCGGCTCAGCTTCCACTCCCATTCCGGGCATCGGTCACATTGCCTCCCGGTTATTCCCGTCACGAGTTCCAGCGGGAACAATTCTCGAGGATCACGGAATGCGGCCTTCCGTTTGACATCGCCATTATCCCGGATGGGGAGGGTACTGCACGCCTGGTATTTCTGACTGCCGATTTCGTAGTTCGAGCCGAGGCCGCAAGGATAGACATTTCCAGTCAGCCGAAAATCAAGTGCGTGGTGTGGGACCTCGACAATACCTTATGGGACGGGATATTGCTCGAGAATGAAGGGGTTGGTTTGCGGCCAAAGGTACTCGAGTTGCTGCGCTTCTTCGACGAACGGGGAATCCTGCTCAGTATCGCAAGCAAGAACGATGAATCCAGCGCCTGGCGCCGGCTGGAAGAATTGGGTATGGCGGATTATTTTCTATATCCTCAGATCAACTGGCTTCCCAAGAGCGAAAATATCAAGGCAATAGCGGAGCAACTCAATATAGGACTCGATACCTTTGCTTTCATCGACGACAATCCATTCGAACTGGAAGAAGTATCACGGGCCTTGAAGGGGGTCACCTGCGTGAATGCAGAGAAGATCGCCGATCTTTTCTCGAATCCGCGCTATCAGGGGTCCACCAATGAGGATGCGAGAAAACGCAGCCAGTTTTATCGCGAAGAATTCGTGCGCAGGAAAAGTGCGACCCAGTTTGGGTCAGATTATCTCGGATTCCTGGCAGCATGCGAAATAAAGCTCTTTGTCGATCTTTATACGGATGATGATCTGGAACGTGTGTCCGAACTTGTCCAGCGCACGAACCAATTGAATTTCTCAGGGCGCAAGTACCAGAGGAGCGAGATTCTGCCTATTCTGGCGAATCAGGAAGTAGAGAAATACGTGCTGCGTTGTTCGGATAACTACGGTTCTTATGGTGCTGTTGGATTCTGTATTGTTCGAATCGAAGAGAAGGAGATACGCATTGAAGATTTCATGCTCTCCTGCCGGGTGCAGGGGAGATTCATTGAGCAGGCTTTCTTCAATTATCTGGTGAACAGACCGCGTGAGCAAAAGCCCCAGAGTTTGTGGGTTAATTTCAGACCCACAGGGCGCAATATTCCGGCCCAGCAGGTGCTTGAAAGCCTGAATTTCGTCTCGTGCTCACCTGATAACGGACTGAGGGTTGATCTCAACACCCAGTCGTTCAAGTGCGACTTTATTTCGGTGAGTTCCGCAGCGGTCATGAGAGATCAGATTTGA